The Deferribacterota bacterium nucleotide sequence CACCAGCACTAGATGCTTTATTAACATATATTTTATCTTTTTTATAGCTTTTATCATCTAAAGCTTTGATAACTCTATAAGCAGTTGGTGCGGTTGTAAAATTAGTAATCTTGTATTTTTTAAGTATATAATATACGTTTTCTGGTTTAAATGGGGCGTTATAAAATAATGTTGATTTACCAATAAGCATAGCGCCTATAAGGTTATAATACAAACCATAAGCCCAACCAGGATCAGCCATATTCCAATAGTTGTCATTATTATCTAAATAAAGTCCAAAATGCATATATGCTTCAAAAGAGCCCAAGGCTTTTATAGGTACACTAACCCCTTTTGGCGTACCTGTAGTTCCTGATGTATAGATAAGTATCATAGGACTATTTCCTTCTAATAATTCATATTTTTCGATTGGTGTAGAAGTGTTTATTGCAGACCAAAAATTATAGCTATTTTTATGGTTTTGTTCATCTGTACTTTTTCTAACGGTAATAATTTTAAGTAAACCCTTTTTATATGCATTTGTCTCTAAAATTTTATGGTAATTGTTTTCATCGGTTATAACAACATTACAATTACTATCTAGTAGCCTATAATCTATTGCATCTGGCCCGAAGGCAGTAAAAAGTGGTATATATACAGCTCCAAGATGCCAAATAGACAAAGCTGATAAAATTATCTCTGGGCATTTAGGTAGCATTACTGCCACATTATTAGCCTTTTTGACACCAATATTTTGTAAAAATCCAGCTAAAAATTTAGAATATTCACTTAATTGTTTAAACGTCCATTTACTAGTATATCCGCTGCTATCCTCATAGAAAAGGGCTACTTGATTTTCATTATTTGTATGCCTATGGCAGATAAAATAGGCTGCATTAATTTGTGAGGCATCATAAATGTTTTTTAGTTTCTCTACAGTTGCTTCTATTTCTGTTTCTTTGCTAGACAAATTATTTCTCCTTAATAATATTATTTCATTTATTATAAAATATTATTATAAATTATCAATATTAGATTTTTAAAGAAAACATGAAAATATAAATTTTGCTCTTGAAATTCTTGTGAGATTTTTTTAAAAATATGTCTATGGGTTACAAACTATTATATATATTTTTAATATTTATTTTTATTATTACAGTTGCTCTAGCAAAGATAAATTTAAATAGTGCTACAAAAGAGCAATTAATGTCATTAGATGGGATTGGTAAGGTAAAAGCTGAAGCAATAATAGAATATAGAAATAGATATGGAAAAATCCATAATATTGAAGAACTCATAAATATTAATGGAATTGGTGAAAAGACTATAGAAAGTTTGAAAG carries:
- a CDS encoding AMP-binding protein, which produces MSSKETEIEATVEKLKNIYDASQINAAYFICHRHTNNENQVALFYEDSSGYTSKWTFKQLSEYSKFLAGFLQNIGVKKANNVAVMLPKCPEIILSALSIWHLGAVYIPLFTAFGPDAIDYRLLDSNCNVVITDENNYHKILETNAYKKGLLKIITVRKSTDEQNHKNSYNFWSAINTSTPIEKYELLEGNSPMILIYTSGTTGTPKGVSVPIKALGSFEAYMHFGLYLDNNDNYWNMADPGWAYGLYYNLIGAMLIGKSTLFYNAPFKPENVYYILKKYKITNFTTAPTAYRVIKALDDKSYKKDKIYVNKASSAG
- a CDS encoding helix-hairpin-helix domain-containing protein, encoding MGYKLLYIFLIFIFIITVALAKINLNSATKEQLMSLDGIGKVKAEAIIEYRNRYGKIHNIEELININGIGEKTIESLKDNVLLE